In Camarhynchus parvulus chromosome Z, STF_HiC, whole genome shotgun sequence, a genomic segment contains:
- the CHD1 gene encoding chromodomain-helicase-DNA-binding protein 1 isoform X3 → MNGHSDEESVGNSSGESSRSDDDSGSASASGSGSSSGSSSDGSSSQSGSSDSDSGSDSGTQSESESDTSREKKQIQSKPPKVDGSEVNKFWKSSPSILAVQRSGVLKKQEQQKAASSDSVSEEDSSSSEDSGDDSSSETKKKTHKDEDWQMSGSGSMSGTGSDSESEEDREKSSCEESESDYEPKNKVKSRKPPTRIKPKSGKKNAGPKKRQLDSSEDDDEEEEDDDYDKRGSRRQATVNISYKEAEETKTDSDDLLEVCGEDVPQPEEDEFETIEKFMDSRVGRKGATGAATTIYAVEADGDPNAGFEKSKEPAEVQYLIKWKGWSHIHNTWETEETLKQQNVKGMKKLDNYKKKDQETKRWLKNASPEDVEYYNCQQELTDDLHKQYQIVERIIAHSNQKSAAGYPDYYCKWQGLPYSECSWEDGALIAKKFQARIDEYFSRNQSKTTPFKDCKVLKQRPRFVALKKQPSYIGGHESLELRDYQLNGLNWLAHSWCKGNSCILADEMGLGKTIQTISFLNYLFHEHQLYGPFLLVVPLSTLTSWQREIQTWAPQMNAVVYLGDITSRNMIRTHEWMHPQTKRLKFNILLTTYEILLKDKSFLGGLNWAFIGVDEAHRLKNDDSLLYKTLIDFRSNHRLLITGTPLQNSLKELWSLLHFIMPEKFSSWEEFEEEHGKGRECGYASLHKELEPFLLRRVKKDVEKSLPAKVEQILRMEMSALQKQYYKWILTRNYKALSKGSKGSTSGFLNIMMELKKCCNHCYLIKPPDDNEFYNKQEALQHLIRSSGKLILLDKLLIRLRERGNRVLIFSQMVRMLDILAEYLKYRQFPFQRLDGSIKGELRKQALDHFNAEGSEDFCFLLSTRAGGLGINLASADTVVIFDSDWNPQNDLQAQARAHRIGQKKQVNIYRLVTKGSVEEDILERAKKKMVLDHLVIQRMDTTGKTVLHTGSTPSSSTPFNKEELSAILKFGAEELFKEPEGEEQEPQEMDIDEILKRAETRENEPGPLTVGDELLSQFKVANFSNMDEDDIELEPERNSRNWEEIIPEVQRRRIEEEERQKELEEIYMLPRMRNCAKQISFNGSEGRRSRSRRYSGSDSDSISERKRPKKRGRPRTIPRENIKGFSDAEIRRFIKSYKKFGGPLERLDAVARDAELVDKSETDLRRLGELVHNGCIKALKDSSSGQERAGGRLGKVKGPTFRISGVQVNAKLVISHEEELAPLHKSIPSDPEERKRYVIPCHTKAAHFDIDWGKEDDSNLLIGIYEYGYGSWEMIKMDPDLSLTQKILPDDPDKKPQAKQLQTRADYLIKLLNKDLARKEAQRLAGAGNSKRRKTRTKKNKVLKPAKLKEEIKSDSSPQPSEKSDEDDDENNKVNEIKSENKEKTKKIPLLDTPVHITASSEPVPISEESEELDQKTFSVCKERMRPVKAALKQLDRPEKGLSEREQLEHTRQCLIKIGDHITECLKEYTNPEQIKQWRKNLWIFVSKFTEFDARKLHKLYKHAIKKRQESQQHNDQNISGHVNTHVIRNPDVERLKENTNHDDSSRDSYSSDRHLSQYHDHHKDRHQGDAYKKNDSRKRPYSAFSNGKDHRDWDQYKQDSRYYSDSKHRKLDDYRSRDHRSSLEGSLKDSRVHLDHRSHSDHRIHSDHRSSSEYSHHKSPRDYRYHSDWQMDHRASGSGPRSPLDQRSPYGSRSPLGHRSPFEHSSDHKSTPEYTWSSRKT, encoded by the exons TTTTGGAAGTCTAGTCCAAGTATACTTGCCGTGCAAAGATCAGGAGTACTCAAGAAGCAGGAACAACAAAAGGCAGCCTCATCAGACAGTGTTTCAGAAGAG gaCTCCTCAAGTAGTGAAGATTCAGGAGATGACTCATCCAgtgaaaccaagaaaaaaacacataaaga TGAAGACTGGCAAATGTCAGGATCAGGGTCAATGTCGGGAACAGGTTCAGATTCTGAATCGGAGGAAGAcagggagaaaagcagctgtgagGAGAGTGAATCTGACTATGAGCCAAAAAACAAGGTCAAAAGCCGTAAACCTCCAACCAG AATTAAGCCCAAAAGTGGGAAAAAGAATGCAGGACCAAAAAAGAGGCAACTTGATTCTTCagaggatgatgatgaggaggaggaggatgatgattATGATAAGAGGGGATCTCGTCGTCAGGCGACAGTCAACATTAGTTACAAGGAAGCTGAAGAAACCAAGACAGATTCTGATGATTTGCTAGAAGTTTGTGGAGAAGACGTTCCACAACCTGAAGAAGATGAATTTGAAACTATAGAGAAATTTATGGATAGTCGAGTTGGCCGTAAAGGag CCACAGGTGCTGCAACCACAATATATGCAGTTGAGGCCGACGGTGACCCAAATGCTGGGTTTGAAAAATCAAAGGAGCCGGCAGAAGTACAGTATCTTATTAAATGGAAAGGTTGGTCGCACATCCACAACACTTGGGAAACTGAGGAAACACTGAAGCAACAAAATGTTAAAGGAATGAAGAAACTGGACAATTACAAGAAAAAGGATCAGGAAACAAAACGATg gctgaaaaacGCTTCTCCAGAAGATGTGGAATATTACAACTGCCAGCAGGAGCTTACAGATGATCTACATAAACAATACCAGATAGTGGAAAGAATAATTG CTCATTCAAATCAGAAATCAGCTGCTGGTTATCCAGACTACTATTGTAAGTGGCAGGGTCTGCCTTATTCTGAATGTAGCTGGGAAGATGGAGCTCTCATTGCCAAAAAGTTTCAGGCACGCATTGATGAATACTTCAGCAGAAATCAATCCAAGACCACTCCCTTTAAAGATTGCAAG GTTCTAAAACAAAGGCCACGATTTGTTGCACTAAAAAAACAACCGTCTTACATTGGAGGACACGAAAGTTTAGAGTTAAGAGATTATCAGTTAAATGGGTTGAATTGGCTTGCTCACTCATGGTGCAA agggaACAGCTGTATTCTTGCAGATGAAATGGGTCTAGGTAAAACAATacaaacaatttcttttctgaactATCTGTTTCACGAACATCAATTGTATGGGCCTTTCTTGTTGGTTGTGCCACTTTCTACCTTGACATCTTGGCAAAGAGAGATTCAAACCTGGGCTCCTCAGATGAATGCTGTAGTTTACTTAGGAGATATAACTAGTAGAAATATG ATAAGAACTCATGAATGGATGCATCCACAGACCAAACGATTGAAATTTAACATACTCTTAACAACATATGAAATTTTGCTAAAGGATAAG TCATTCCTTGGTGGTCTGAATTGGGCATTCATAGGAGTTGATGAAGCTCATCGTTTAAAAAATGATGACTCTCTTCTGTACAAAACTTTAATAGACTTTAGGTCTAACCATCGTCTTCTTATTACTGGAACACCTCTGCAAAACTCTCTCAAAGAGCTTTGGTCTTTACTCCACTTCATCATGCCAgaaaa GTTTTCTTCATGGGAAGAATTTGAAGAGGAGCATGGTAAAGGGAGAGAGTGTGGTTATGCAAGTCTTCACAAAGAACTTGAACCATTTCTGCTGAGAAGAGTTAAAAAAGATGTAGAAAAGTCCTTACCTGCTAAAGTTGAGCAAATTCTGAGGATGGAAATGAGTGCATTGCAGAAGCAATACTACAA gTGGATTTTAACCAGGAATTATAAAGCCCTTAGCAAAGGATCAAAAGGCAGTACCTCAGGCTTTTTGAACATCATGATGGAACTCAAGAAGTGTTGCAACCATTGCTACCTCATTAAACCGCCAGATGATAATGAATTCTATAATAAACAGGAGGCCTTACAG CATTTAATACGTAGCAGTGGGAAGCTGATCCTTCTTGACAAGCTACTGATTCGTCTGCGAGAACGTGGCAACAGAGTCCTAATTTTCTCACAGATGGTAAGGATGCTGGACATCCTTGCAGAATATCTGAAATATCGTCAATTTCCATTTCAG AGACTTGATGGATCAATAAAAGGGGAATTGAGGAAACAAGCACTGGATCATTTTAATGCAGAAGGATCAGAG GACTTCTGCTTTTTACTGTCTACCAGAGCTGGAGGATTAGGTATCAACTTGGCATCTGCTGATACGGTGGTTATATTTGATTCTGACTGGAATCCACAGAACGATCTGCAAGCACAGGCTAGAGCACATAGAATTGGACAGAAGAAACAG GTTAATATTTATCGACTAGTCACAAAAGGATCGGTAGAAGAAGATATTCTTGAACGAGCCAAGAAAAAGATGGTTTTAGATCATTTAGTAATTCAGAGAATGGACACTACAGGGAAAACTGTGTTACATACAGGCTCTACTCCTTCAAG CTCAACACCTTTTAACAAGGAGGAGTTGTCAGCAATTTTAAAGTTTGGTGCTGAGGAACTTTTTAAAGAACCTGAAGGGGAAGAACAGGAGCCTCAA GAAATGGATATAGATGAAATATTGAAGAGGGCTGAAACTCGGGAAAATGAGCCAGGTCCATTAACTGTAGGAGATGAGTTGCTTTCGCAGTTCAAG GTGGCCAACTTCTCCAATATGGATGAAGATGATATTGAGTTGGAGCCAGAAAGAAATTCAagaaattgggaagaaatcATTCCAGAGGTCCAGAGGCGAAGAAtagaagaggaggaaagacaaaaagaacTTGAAGAAATATACATGCTTCCAAGAATGAGAAACTGTGCAAAACAG ATTAGCTTCAATGGCAGCGAAGGGAGACGCAGTAGGAGTAGAAGATACTCTGGATCTGATAGTGACTCcatctcagaaagaaaaaggccaaaaaaacgTGGAAGACCACGAACTATTCCTCGAGAAAATATTAAAGGATTTAGTGATGCAGAGATAAGGCG GTTTATCAAGAGTTACAAGAAATTTGGTGGCCCTCTTGAGAG gtTAGATGCTGTAGCTAGAGATGCTGAGCTTGTTGATAAATCAGAGACAGACCTCAGACGTTTGGGAGAGCTTGTACATAATGGATGCATTAAAGCCTTAAAGGACAGTTCATCTGGACAAGAAAGAGCAG GAGGTAGACTTGGGAAGGTTAAAGGCCCAACATTCCGAATCTCAGGAGTGCAAGTAAATGCAAAGTTAGTCATCTCTCATGAAGAAGAGTTGGCACCATTGCACAAATCCATTCCTTCAGatccagaagaaagaaaaag ATATGTCATCCCATGCCACACTAAGGCTGCTCATTTTGATATAGACTGGGGTAAGGAAGATGACTCCAATTTGTTGATAGGCATCTATGAATATGGTTATGGCAGCTGGGAAATGATAAAAATGGATCCTGATCTCAGTTTGACACAGAAG ATTTTGCCTGATGATCCAGATAAGAAACCCCAGGCAAAGCAGTTACAGACCCGTGCGGACTACCTCATTAAATTACTGAATAAAGACCTTGCAAGGAAGGAAGCACAAAGGCTTGCTGGAGCA GGCAATTCAAAGAGGCGGAAAACAAGAACTAAGAAGAATAAGGTGTTAAAGcctgcaaaattaaaagaagaaataaaaagtgattCTTCACCACAACCCTCAGAAAAAtctgatgaagatgatgatgagaATAACAAG GTAAATGAAATCAAATCcgaaaataaggaaaaaactaaaaaaattccATTGCTGGATACTCCAGTTCATATTACTGCATCTAGTGAACCAGTTCCTATATCAGAAGAATCTGAAGAGCTAGATCAGAAAACTTTTAGTGTG tGCAAAGAAAGAATGAGACCTGTCAAGGCAGCATTGAAACAGCTTGATCGACCAGAGAAGGGCCTTTCTGAAAGAGAACAGCTGGAACATACTAGACAGTGTCTTATCAAAATTGGGGATCATATTACTGAGTGTCTAAAGGAGTACACAAATCCTGAACAAATTAAACAGTGGAGAAA aaatttgtggatttttgtcTCTAAGTTTACAGAATTTGATGCCAGAAAGCTGCACAAACTGTATAAACATGCAATCAAAAAACGTCAAGAGTCTcag CAACACAACGATCAGAATATTAGCGGTCATGTGAATACACATGTAATTAGAAATCCAG ATGTGGAAAGACTGAAGGAGAATACAAACCATGATGACAGTAGCAGGGACAGCTATTCCTCTGATAGACATCTGTCACAATACCACGATCATCATAAGGACAGGCATCAGGGAGATGCTTACAAGAAAAATGACTCCAGGAAAAGGCCTTATTCAGCCTTCAGCAATGGAAAAGATCACAGAGACTGGGATCAGTACAAACAAGACAGCAG GTACTACAGTGATAGTAAACATAGGAAGTTAGATGACTACAGGAGCAGAGACCACAGGTCAAGCCTGGAAGGGAGTCTAAAAGACAGCCGGGTTCATTTGGATCACCGTTCCCATTCAGACCACAGGATACATTCAGATCACCGTTCCTCTTCCGAGTACAGCCATCATAAATCTCCCAGAGATTATAGGTACCACTCCGACTGGCAAATGGACCACAGAGCTTCAGGTAGTGGCCCAAGGTCACCCCTGGATCAGAGGTCTCCTTATGGTTCAAGATCTCCCCTTGGTCACAGATCTCCATTTGAACATTCATCAGATCACAAAAGTACACCTGAATATACATGGAGTAGCCGGAAAACATAA
- the CHD1 gene encoding chromodomain-helicase-DNA-binding protein 1 isoform X1, which yields MNGHSDEESVGNSSGESSRSDDDSGSASASGSGSSSGSSSDGSSSQSGSSDSDSGSDSGTQSESESDTSREKKQIQSKPPKVDGSEVNKFWKSSPSILAVQRSGVLKKQEQQKAASSDSVSEEDSSSSEDSGDDSSSETKKKTHKDEDWQMSGSGSMSGTGSDSESEEDREKSSCEESESDYEPKNKVKSRKPPTRIKPKSGKKNAGPKKRQLDSSEDDDEEEEDDDYDKRGSRRQATVNISYKEAEETKTDSDDLLEVCGEDVPQPEEDEFETIEKFMDSRVGRKGATGAATTIYAVEADGDPNAGFEKSKEPAEVQYLIKWKGWSHIHNTWETEETLKQQNVKGMKKLDNYKKKDQETKRWLKNASPEDVEYYNCQQELTDDLHKQYQIVERIIAHSNQKSAAGYPDYYCKWQGLPYSECSWEDGALIAKKFQARIDEYFSRNQSKTTPFKDCKVLKQRPRFVALKKQPSYIGGHESLELRDYQLNGLNWLAHSWCKGNSCILADEMGLGKTIQTISFLNYLFHEHQLYGPFLLVVPLSTLTSWQREIQTWAPQMNAVVYLGDITSRNMIRTHEWMHPQTKRLKFNILLTTYEILLKDKSFLGGLNWAFIGVDEAHRLKNDDSLLYKTLIDFRSNHRLLITGTPLQNSLKELWSLLHFIMPEKFSSWEEFEEEHGKGRECGYASLHKELEPFLLRRVKKDVEKSLPAKVEQILRMEMSALQKQYYKWILTRNYKALSKGSKGSTSGFLNIMMELKKCCNHCYLIKPPDDNEFYNKQEALQHLIRSSGKLILLDKLLIRLRERGNRVLIFSQMVRMLDILAEYLKYRQFPFQRLDGSIKGELRKQALDHFNAEGSEDFCFLLSTRAGGLGINLASADTVVIFDSDWNPQNDLQAQARAHRIGQKKQVNIYRLVTKGSVEEDILERAKKKMVLDHLVIQRMDTTGKTVLHTGSTPSSSTPFNKEELSAILKFGAEELFKEPEGEEQEPQEMDIDEILKRAETRENEPGPLTVGDELLSQFKVANFSNMDEDDIELEPERNSRNWEEIIPEVQRRRIEEEERQKELEEIYMLPRMRNCAKQISFNGSEGRRSRSRRYSGSDSDSISERKRPKKRGRPRTIPRENIKGFSDAEIRRFIKSYKKFGGPLERLDAVARDAELVDKSETDLRRLGELVHNGCIKALKDSSSGQERAGGRLGKVKGPTFRISGVQVNAKLVISHEEELAPLHKSIPSDPEERKRYVIPCHTKAAHFDIDWGKEDDSNLLIGIYEYGYGSWEMIKMDPDLSLTQKILPDDPDKKPQAKQLQTRADYLIKLLNKDLARKEAQRLAGAGNSKRRKTRTKKNKVLKPAKLKEEIKSDSSPQPSEKSDEDDDENNKDEIVSVKHLHKKFKAEKENEEKPEPDTVIKKEAEEKRETKEKENKRDLKREKKEKEDKKELKEKDIKEKRENKVKESTQKEKEVKEEKVNEIKSENKEKTKKIPLLDTPVHITASSEPVPISEESEELDQKTFSVCKERMRPVKAALKQLDRPEKGLSEREQLEHTRQCLIKIGDHITECLKEYTNPEQIKQWRKNLWIFVSKFTEFDARKLHKLYKHAIKKRQESQQHNDQNISGHVNTHVIRNPDVERLKENTNHDDSSRDSYSSDRHLSQYHDHHKDRHQGDAYKKNDSRKRPYSAFSNGKDHRDWDQYKQDSRYYSDSKHRKLDDYRSRDHRSSLEGSLKDSRVHLDHRSHSDHRIHSDHRSSSEYSHHKSPRDYRYHSDWQMDHRASGSGPRSPLDQRSPYGSRSPLGHRSPFEHSSDHKSTPEYTWSSRKT from the exons TTTTGGAAGTCTAGTCCAAGTATACTTGCCGTGCAAAGATCAGGAGTACTCAAGAAGCAGGAACAACAAAAGGCAGCCTCATCAGACAGTGTTTCAGAAGAG gaCTCCTCAAGTAGTGAAGATTCAGGAGATGACTCATCCAgtgaaaccaagaaaaaaacacataaaga TGAAGACTGGCAAATGTCAGGATCAGGGTCAATGTCGGGAACAGGTTCAGATTCTGAATCGGAGGAAGAcagggagaaaagcagctgtgagGAGAGTGAATCTGACTATGAGCCAAAAAACAAGGTCAAAAGCCGTAAACCTCCAACCAG AATTAAGCCCAAAAGTGGGAAAAAGAATGCAGGACCAAAAAAGAGGCAACTTGATTCTTCagaggatgatgatgaggaggaggaggatgatgattATGATAAGAGGGGATCTCGTCGTCAGGCGACAGTCAACATTAGTTACAAGGAAGCTGAAGAAACCAAGACAGATTCTGATGATTTGCTAGAAGTTTGTGGAGAAGACGTTCCACAACCTGAAGAAGATGAATTTGAAACTATAGAGAAATTTATGGATAGTCGAGTTGGCCGTAAAGGag CCACAGGTGCTGCAACCACAATATATGCAGTTGAGGCCGACGGTGACCCAAATGCTGGGTTTGAAAAATCAAAGGAGCCGGCAGAAGTACAGTATCTTATTAAATGGAAAGGTTGGTCGCACATCCACAACACTTGGGAAACTGAGGAAACACTGAAGCAACAAAATGTTAAAGGAATGAAGAAACTGGACAATTACAAGAAAAAGGATCAGGAAACAAAACGATg gctgaaaaacGCTTCTCCAGAAGATGTGGAATATTACAACTGCCAGCAGGAGCTTACAGATGATCTACATAAACAATACCAGATAGTGGAAAGAATAATTG CTCATTCAAATCAGAAATCAGCTGCTGGTTATCCAGACTACTATTGTAAGTGGCAGGGTCTGCCTTATTCTGAATGTAGCTGGGAAGATGGAGCTCTCATTGCCAAAAAGTTTCAGGCACGCATTGATGAATACTTCAGCAGAAATCAATCCAAGACCACTCCCTTTAAAGATTGCAAG GTTCTAAAACAAAGGCCACGATTTGTTGCACTAAAAAAACAACCGTCTTACATTGGAGGACACGAAAGTTTAGAGTTAAGAGATTATCAGTTAAATGGGTTGAATTGGCTTGCTCACTCATGGTGCAA agggaACAGCTGTATTCTTGCAGATGAAATGGGTCTAGGTAAAACAATacaaacaatttcttttctgaactATCTGTTTCACGAACATCAATTGTATGGGCCTTTCTTGTTGGTTGTGCCACTTTCTACCTTGACATCTTGGCAAAGAGAGATTCAAACCTGGGCTCCTCAGATGAATGCTGTAGTTTACTTAGGAGATATAACTAGTAGAAATATG ATAAGAACTCATGAATGGATGCATCCACAGACCAAACGATTGAAATTTAACATACTCTTAACAACATATGAAATTTTGCTAAAGGATAAG TCATTCCTTGGTGGTCTGAATTGGGCATTCATAGGAGTTGATGAAGCTCATCGTTTAAAAAATGATGACTCTCTTCTGTACAAAACTTTAATAGACTTTAGGTCTAACCATCGTCTTCTTATTACTGGAACACCTCTGCAAAACTCTCTCAAAGAGCTTTGGTCTTTACTCCACTTCATCATGCCAgaaaa GTTTTCTTCATGGGAAGAATTTGAAGAGGAGCATGGTAAAGGGAGAGAGTGTGGTTATGCAAGTCTTCACAAAGAACTTGAACCATTTCTGCTGAGAAGAGTTAAAAAAGATGTAGAAAAGTCCTTACCTGCTAAAGTTGAGCAAATTCTGAGGATGGAAATGAGTGCATTGCAGAAGCAATACTACAA gTGGATTTTAACCAGGAATTATAAAGCCCTTAGCAAAGGATCAAAAGGCAGTACCTCAGGCTTTTTGAACATCATGATGGAACTCAAGAAGTGTTGCAACCATTGCTACCTCATTAAACCGCCAGATGATAATGAATTCTATAATAAACAGGAGGCCTTACAG CATTTAATACGTAGCAGTGGGAAGCTGATCCTTCTTGACAAGCTACTGATTCGTCTGCGAGAACGTGGCAACAGAGTCCTAATTTTCTCACAGATGGTAAGGATGCTGGACATCCTTGCAGAATATCTGAAATATCGTCAATTTCCATTTCAG AGACTTGATGGATCAATAAAAGGGGAATTGAGGAAACAAGCACTGGATCATTTTAATGCAGAAGGATCAGAG GACTTCTGCTTTTTACTGTCTACCAGAGCTGGAGGATTAGGTATCAACTTGGCATCTGCTGATACGGTGGTTATATTTGATTCTGACTGGAATCCACAGAACGATCTGCAAGCACAGGCTAGAGCACATAGAATTGGACAGAAGAAACAG GTTAATATTTATCGACTAGTCACAAAAGGATCGGTAGAAGAAGATATTCTTGAACGAGCCAAGAAAAAGATGGTTTTAGATCATTTAGTAATTCAGAGAATGGACACTACAGGGAAAACTGTGTTACATACAGGCTCTACTCCTTCAAG CTCAACACCTTTTAACAAGGAGGAGTTGTCAGCAATTTTAAAGTTTGGTGCTGAGGAACTTTTTAAAGAACCTGAAGGGGAAGAACAGGAGCCTCAA GAAATGGATATAGATGAAATATTGAAGAGGGCTGAAACTCGGGAAAATGAGCCAGGTCCATTAACTGTAGGAGATGAGTTGCTTTCGCAGTTCAAG GTGGCCAACTTCTCCAATATGGATGAAGATGATATTGAGTTGGAGCCAGAAAGAAATTCAagaaattgggaagaaatcATTCCAGAGGTCCAGAGGCGAAGAAtagaagaggaggaaagacaaaaagaacTTGAAGAAATATACATGCTTCCAAGAATGAGAAACTGTGCAAAACAG ATTAGCTTCAATGGCAGCGAAGGGAGACGCAGTAGGAGTAGAAGATACTCTGGATCTGATAGTGACTCcatctcagaaagaaaaaggccaaaaaaacgTGGAAGACCACGAACTATTCCTCGAGAAAATATTAAAGGATTTAGTGATGCAGAGATAAGGCG GTTTATCAAGAGTTACAAGAAATTTGGTGGCCCTCTTGAGAG gtTAGATGCTGTAGCTAGAGATGCTGAGCTTGTTGATAAATCAGAGACAGACCTCAGACGTTTGGGAGAGCTTGTACATAATGGATGCATTAAAGCCTTAAAGGACAGTTCATCTGGACAAGAAAGAGCAG GAGGTAGACTTGGGAAGGTTAAAGGCCCAACATTCCGAATCTCAGGAGTGCAAGTAAATGCAAAGTTAGTCATCTCTCATGAAGAAGAGTTGGCACCATTGCACAAATCCATTCCTTCAGatccagaagaaagaaaaag ATATGTCATCCCATGCCACACTAAGGCTGCTCATTTTGATATAGACTGGGGTAAGGAAGATGACTCCAATTTGTTGATAGGCATCTATGAATATGGTTATGGCAGCTGGGAAATGATAAAAATGGATCCTGATCTCAGTTTGACACAGAAG ATTTTGCCTGATGATCCAGATAAGAAACCCCAGGCAAAGCAGTTACAGACCCGTGCGGACTACCTCATTAAATTACTGAATAAAGACCTTGCAAGGAAGGAAGCACAAAGGCTTGCTGGAGCA GGCAATTCAAAGAGGCGGAAAACAAGAACTAAGAAGAATAAGGTGTTAAAGcctgcaaaattaaaagaagaaataaaaagtgattCTTCACCACAACCCTCAGAAAAAtctgatgaagatgatgatgagaATAACAAG GATGAGATTGTTTCAGTGAAACATCTgcataaaaaatttaaagcagaaaaagaaaatgaagaaaagcctGAGCCAGATACTGTTATAAAGaaggaagctgaagaaaaaagagagacaaaagaaaaggaaaataagagggatttgaaaagggagaaaaaagaaaaagaggataagaaagaattaaaagaaaaggatattaaagaaaagagagaaaacaaagtaaaagaatccacacagaaagaaaaagaagtaaaggAAGAGAAG GTAAATGAAATCAAATCcgaaaataaggaaaaaactaaaaaaattccATTGCTGGATACTCCAGTTCATATTACTGCATCTAGTGAACCAGTTCCTATATCAGAAGAATCTGAAGAGCTAGATCAGAAAACTTTTAGTGTG tGCAAAGAAAGAATGAGACCTGTCAAGGCAGCATTGAAACAGCTTGATCGACCAGAGAAGGGCCTTTCTGAAAGAGAACAGCTGGAACATACTAGACAGTGTCTTATCAAAATTGGGGATCATATTACTGAGTGTCTAAAGGAGTACACAAATCCTGAACAAATTAAACAGTGGAGAAA aaatttgtggatttttgtcTCTAAGTTTACAGAATTTGATGCCAGAAAGCTGCACAAACTGTATAAACATGCAATCAAAAAACGTCAAGAGTCTcag CAACACAACGATCAGAATATTAGCGGTCATGTGAATACACATGTAATTAGAAATCCAG ATGTGGAAAGACTGAAGGAGAATACAAACCATGATGACAGTAGCAGGGACAGCTATTCCTCTGATAGACATCTGTCACAATACCACGATCATCATAAGGACAGGCATCAGGGAGATGCTTACAAGAAAAATGACTCCAGGAAAAGGCCTTATTCAGCCTTCAGCAATGGAAAAGATCACAGAGACTGGGATCAGTACAAACAAGACAGCAG GTACTACAGTGATAGTAAACATAGGAAGTTAGATGACTACAGGAGCAGAGACCACAGGTCAAGCCTGGAAGGGAGTCTAAAAGACAGCCGGGTTCATTTGGATCACCGTTCCCATTCAGACCACAGGATACATTCAGATCACCGTTCCTCTTCCGAGTACAGCCATCATAAATCTCCCAGAGATTATAGGTACCACTCCGACTGGCAAATGGACCACAGAGCTTCAGGTAGTGGCCCAAGGTCACCCCTGGATCAGAGGTCTCCTTATGGTTCAAGATCTCCCCTTGGTCACAGATCTCCATTTGAACATTCATCAGATCACAAAAGTACACCTGAATATACATGGAGTAGCCGGAAAACATAA